The Erythrobacter insulae genome window below encodes:
- a CDS encoding DoxX family protein — MSGIVTMYNRLVGLLSGTIVESIAQLFARIALAGIFWRSYKTKVVEGTWLKIDETQYFIFENEFSGLPIPTDLAVPMATYSEFLFPILLVLGLFTRFSALALMGMAVVIQLFVFPDAAHFFGWAITVLALGAFLVSRGGGAISLDAITARFMAPKAA, encoded by the coding sequence ATGAGCGGAATTGTGACCATGTATAATCGTCTGGTTGGATTGCTGTCCGGCACGATAGTCGAGAGCATTGCGCAGCTTTTTGCGCGGATCGCGCTAGCCGGGATTTTCTGGCGTTCATACAAAACCAAAGTGGTTGAGGGAACGTGGCTGAAAATCGACGAGACGCAGTATTTCATTTTCGAGAACGAATTTTCCGGCCTGCCTATCCCGACCGATCTGGCGGTTCCAATGGCCACGTATAGCGAGTTTCTGTTTCCTATCCTGCTCGTTCTGGGTCTCTTTACGCGCTTTTCCGCTTTGGCGCTGATGGGTATGGCAGTGGTTATCCAGCTGTTCGTCTTTCCTGATGCCGCACACTTCTTTGGCTGGGCCATTACCGTTCTTGCCTTGGGCGCGTTCCTTGTAAGCCGCGGCGGCGGAGCCATTTCGCTCGATGCTATCACCGCCCGTTTCATGGCACCGAAAGCCGCGTAG
- a CDS encoding NrsF family protein has protein sequence MTDFSTRPQSREDLIASMTENLAPVRRVKPIEGVLLIAAATAIATIGSIAIHEFWWGLLHGEASGYFLITHGLLLIVGLASAAGIIASAQPRVGSRGNAPAWSFAMLSIVPAAAIISLISAGGSGARSGFNDPAAWLCTQASLTAALVVAAASILWLRRGAPVSIERSAWLTGLAAGSLGTLAYGITCPVDSLSHVGLWHFAPVVIAAVIGRFAVPPLIRW, from the coding sequence ATGACTGATTTTTCCACCCGCCCCCAATCCCGCGAAGACCTTATCGCGTCCATGACCGAAAACCTTGCTCCGGTGCGCCGGGTCAAACCGATCGAAGGCGTGCTGTTGATTGCGGCGGCGACTGCAATTGCGACAATCGGATCGATTGCGATTCATGAATTCTGGTGGGGCCTGCTCCACGGCGAGGCATCAGGTTATTTCCTGATCACGCACGGTCTTTTGCTGATTGTCGGACTCGCCAGCGCGGCTGGCATTATCGCCAGCGCTCAGCCCCGTGTCGGCTCACGCGGCAATGCACCTGCGTGGAGCTTTGCCATGTTGTCGATAGTACCGGCGGCTGCGATCATCAGCTTGATTTCGGCTGGCGGGTCAGGCGCGCGTTCAGGTTTTAACGATCCGGCTGCATGGCTCTGCACACAAGCGTCTCTGACGGCTGCTCTGGTGGTCGCTGCGGCCTCGATCCTGTGGCTTCGCCGCGGCGCGCCCGTATCGATTGAGCGTTCTGCGTGGCTGACCGGCCTTGCAGCGGGATCGCTGGGCACTCTGGCATATGGGATTACCTGTCCGGTCGACAGTCTGTCACATGTTGGCCTGTGGCATTTTGCACCGGTTGTGATTGCGGCAGTGATTGGACGTTTCGCAGTCCCTCCTCTGATCCGCTGGTGA
- a CDS encoding alpha/beta hydrolase: protein MLSETSIELRSAKPSMLLRGIKWLLSKRKSVFPTDPVDIGQFLDGRSLPHDAPMPTKFETRFRVEHWEAEGQKVVTLHPKSGPGAWHMLYFHGGGFILPMFDVHWPLAAELVDQLGISVTVPLYHVAPEHSYKDQDALADAAFARIAASHDPSRIILNGDSAGGHMALSLALRLARTGNAQPGKLALFAPWLDVTMRDDAMRQVEPHDFMLKIDALREFGAIWAEDRDPASPACSPLYATKEDLALLPPTRIWTGRHDLFIIDSRTFTGTLREAGVDAKLYEYEAAPHVFMAITPTRESKDTIRLLGEFIAA, encoded by the coding sequence ATGTTAAGCGAAACCTCGATTGAACTGCGCAGTGCAAAGCCAAGTATGCTTTTGCGCGGTATCAAATGGCTATTGTCAAAGCGCAAATCGGTCTTTCCGACTGATCCTGTTGATATCGGGCAATTCCTTGACGGCCGCTCGCTCCCACATGACGCGCCGATGCCTACCAAGTTCGAAACGCGTTTTCGGGTCGAACATTGGGAGGCTGAAGGGCAGAAGGTTGTCACGCTTCATCCCAAATCCGGGCCTGGTGCATGGCACATGCTCTATTTTCATGGCGGCGGGTTTATCCTGCCCATGTTCGATGTTCACTGGCCTTTAGCCGCCGAGCTGGTGGACCAATTGGGGATCAGCGTCACTGTCCCGCTCTACCATGTTGCGCCGGAGCATTCGTATAAAGATCAGGACGCGCTGGCCGATGCCGCCTTTGCACGGATCGCAGCATCGCATGATCCCTCCCGCATCATTTTGAACGGCGATAGCGCGGGCGGCCATATGGCGCTGTCTCTTGCTTTGCGCCTTGCAAGGACGGGCAATGCACAGCCGGGCAAGCTGGCATTGTTCGCGCCGTGGCTCGATGTGACGATGCGTGACGATGCCATGCGGCAGGTTGAGCCGCACGACTTCATGCTGAAAATCGACGCATTGCGAGAATTCGGTGCGATTTGGGCGGAGGACCGTGATCCGGCAAGCCCGGCCTGCAGCCCGCTCTATGCGACTAAAGAGGATCTTGCCCTGCTGCCGCCGACCCGGATTTGGACAGGGCGGCATGATCTGTTCATTATCGACAGCCGGACTTTTACAGGCACGCTGCGCGAAGCTGGCGTGGATGCCAAACTGTACGAATACGAAGCCGCACCGCACGTCTTCATGGCGATCACGCCCACACGCGAATCCAAGGACACGATAAGATTGCTTGGCGAATTTATCGCGGCGTGA
- a CDS encoding NAD(P)-binding protein, with the protein MADFETDYLIIGAGAVGLAFADTLLDEDPDCHITIVDKHARPGGHWNDAYPFVALHQPSSTYGVNSMELCPDRVDQHGHNAGMYPLAKHAEILAYYSKLMSERMIPSGRVAYHPLTEYRGKNEAQHSIKGILSGEERSVTVRRKLVDGTYFKTSVPSTHKPDFEIAEGTRFTIPGDLPGLWKDTGNLPDHYIVMGGGKTAMDTAVWLLEAGVSPEKIGWVRPRDSWMFNRKLLQPAYHRIEGLIEFQVALVEAAAASETGDAMFEELGRRGTMLRIDEDVIPKMFHFAVISEAEIAMLRTIKTVYRQGRVTKIEPGKMHFAQQSVDVPENTLFIDCTASAVPFEARGTVAKFFDGDTITLQLVQAPFVPYSAALGAFLEANFDADDEKNALCPPAPLTDTTDTYPYAVMANLMSTAILSNNEKTNAFNAKSRLHPTGPAIARMMAEGDPRLAALGKIGPKIQSNMPGVIKLGMAAKAIHEGV; encoded by the coding sequence ATGGCCGATTTTGAGACCGATTATCTGATCATTGGCGCCGGCGCAGTCGGTCTGGCCTTTGCGGATACCCTGCTGGACGAAGACCCCGATTGCCATATTACAATCGTCGACAAACATGCGCGGCCCGGCGGTCACTGGAACGATGCATACCCGTTCGTCGCCCTCCATCAGCCGAGTTCTACATACGGTGTGAATTCGATGGAATTGTGCCCCGACCGTGTCGATCAACATGGCCATAATGCCGGCATGTATCCGCTCGCAAAACATGCAGAGATCCTCGCCTATTACAGTAAGCTGATGAGCGAACGCATGATCCCGAGCGGCCGCGTGGCCTATCACCCGCTCACCGAATATCGCGGCAAAAACGAAGCACAGCATTCGATCAAAGGCATCCTGTCCGGTGAAGAACGCAGCGTTACAGTGCGCCGCAAGCTGGTGGACGGTACCTATTTCAAAACTTCGGTCCCATCGACGCACAAGCCCGATTTTGAAATTGCCGAGGGCACGCGTTTCACGATCCCCGGCGATCTTCCCGGGCTTTGGAAAGACACGGGCAATCTTCCGGACCATTACATCGTGATGGGCGGCGGCAAGACCGCGATGGATACCGCTGTGTGGTTATTAGAGGCCGGTGTGTCCCCTGAAAAAATCGGCTGGGTCCGCCCGCGCGACAGCTGGATGTTCAATCGCAAGCTGCTGCAACCGGCGTATCACCGCATCGAAGGACTTATCGAATTCCAAGTCGCATTGGTCGAGGCAGCAGCCGCGTCAGAAACAGGCGATGCAATGTTCGAGGAGCTGGGCAGGCGCGGCACAATGCTTAGGATTGACGAAGATGTCATACCCAAGATGTTCCATTTTGCCGTCATATCCGAAGCCGAAATCGCCATGCTGAGGACGATTAAGACTGTCTATCGTCAAGGCCGCGTCACCAAAATCGAACCCGGCAAAATGCACTTTGCCCAGCAGTCGGTGGATGTGCCCGAGAACACGCTGTTCATAGATTGCACTGCCAGCGCAGTGCCGTTTGAAGCGCGTGGTACAGTGGCCAAATTCTTTGATGGCGATACGATCACACTACAGCTCGTTCAGGCGCCTTTTGTACCTTACAGCGCAGCTCTCGGCGCGTTTCTTGAGGCCAATTTCGATGCCGATGATGAAAAGAATGCCCTGTGTCCTCCGGCACCGCTCACCGATACGACGGACACATATCCCTATGCTGTGATGGCCAATCTGATGAGCACCGCGATTCTATCAAACAATGAAAAAACCAACGCTTTCAACGCGAAAAGCCGCCTTCACCCGACCGGACCCGCGATTGCGCGGATGATGGCAGAAGGCGACCCTCGGCTGGCAGCGCTCGGCAAAATTGGTCCAAAAATTCAAAGCAATATGCCTGGCGTTATCAAACTGGGCATGGCTGCGAAGGCTATTCACGAAGGCGTGTAA
- the ispG gene encoding flavodoxin-dependent (E)-4-hydroxy-3-methylbut-2-enyl-diphosphate synthase, protein MSSIRPWRDIERRQCRQIMVGNVPVGGDAPITVQTMTNTPTEDAAATIDQIRRCEDVGCDIIRVSCPTEEATAAFPLITRAANIPVVADIHFHYKRALEAADGGAACLRINPGNIGSAKKVAEVVRAAKANGCAIRIGVNAGSLEKDLLEKYGEPCPEALIESALDHIKLLQDHDFHDFKVAVKASDVFLAVAAYHGLAETVDCPLHLGITEAGGLIGGTVKSSIGMGSLLWAGIGDTIRVSLSAEPEEEVKVGYEMLKSLGLRTRGVRVVSCPSCSRQGFDVIRTVETLEKRLEHIKTPMSLSVLGCVVNGPGEARETDIGLTGGGSGKHMVYLSGMKAHTIEDEDMLDHIVKLVEDKAAKIEAGEATAFDPHAAEAAE, encoded by the coding sequence ATGTCTTCAATACGGCCTTGGCGCGATATCGAACGGCGGCAGTGCCGCCAGATCATGGTAGGGAATGTACCGGTGGGCGGCGATGCGCCGATCACTGTGCAAACCATGACCAACACCCCCACAGAGGATGCAGCGGCGACGATCGACCAGATCCGCCGTTGCGAAGACGTGGGTTGTGATATTATCCGCGTCTCCTGCCCCACAGAAGAGGCAACCGCCGCGTTTCCCTTGATCACGCGCGCCGCGAATATTCCGGTCGTTGCCGACATCCATTTCCATTACAAACGCGCGCTCGAAGCAGCGGATGGCGGCGCGGCCTGCCTGCGCATCAACCCCGGCAATATCGGGTCGGCCAAAAAGGTTGCCGAGGTTGTCCGCGCAGCGAAAGCCAATGGCTGCGCAATCCGCATCGGCGTGAATGCGGGCAGTCTGGAAAAGGATCTGCTCGAAAAATATGGCGAGCCCTGCCCAGAGGCTTTGATCGAAAGTGCGCTTGATCATATCAAGCTGCTCCAGGATCATGATTTTCACGATTTTAAGGTCGCCGTGAAAGCAAGCGACGTTTTCCTCGCGGTTGCCGCCTATCATGGTCTGGCAGAGACGGTCGATTGTCCGCTGCATCTCGGTATTACCGAAGCGGGCGGACTGATCGGCGGAACTGTCAAATCCTCGATCGGCATGGGCTCGCTGCTCTGGGCCGGAATTGGCGATACGATCCGCGTTTCGCTTTCTGCGGAGCCGGAAGAAGAAGTCAAAGTCGGCTACGAAATGCTGAAATCGCTCGGCCTGCGGACACGCGGCGTTCGCGTGGTGTCCTGCCCCAGCTGTTCGCGTCAGGGTTTCGATGTCATCCGTACCGTGGAAACGCTTGAAAAACGCCTTGAACATATCAAAACCCCGATGAGCCTTTCGGTTCTGGGCTGCGTTGTAAACGGTCCGGGCGAAGCGCGCGAAACCGATATCGGCCTGACTGGCGGCGGCAGCGGCAAACACATGGTCTATCTATCGGGCATGAAAGCCCACACGATCGAAGACGAAGATATGCTCGATCACATCGTTAAACTGGTCGAGGATAAAGCTGCCAAGATCGAGGCCGGCGAAGCCACCGCGTTTGATCCGCACGCAGCCGAAGCCGCCGAATGA
- a CDS encoding zinc transporter ZntB, which translates to MERFDTDAAEGMDPIIFGRVLDGKGGARPISRSEVDHWQPEAPGEILWLHLRRHAVEVEPWLVSDLGISEVTAELLVSDSTRPRALREGNALIATLRGINFNPNEEPEDMISLQLWSDGTRLITLRKMPMQTPRDVRDMLDVGNGPTDAGGTITQIVEQLVVRMGQTIVDMNLQIDELEALDVEEDHDEILPKITSIRRNCLALKRHMSPQHEALERISRDAPGWFEDHDRREIAESIERLRRYLDDIDISKESAVVLQDELRARSLASNEHATYMLTIVAGIFLPLGFLTGLMGINVGGMPGTEDGDAFWIVAGICFAIIAVQLFLFWRWKWL; encoded by the coding sequence ATGGAACGATTTGATACAGATGCCGCCGAAGGCATGGACCCAATTATTTTCGGACGCGTGCTCGATGGTAAAGGCGGGGCGCGTCCTATCAGCAGATCGGAAGTCGACCATTGGCAGCCGGAGGCGCCGGGCGAGATCCTTTGGCTTCATCTGCGGCGGCATGCGGTGGAGGTGGAGCCGTGGCTCGTTTCTGACCTCGGGATTTCCGAAGTGACGGCGGAGCTGCTGGTTTCGGATTCGACCCGTCCGCGCGCCCTGCGTGAAGGAAACGCGCTGATTGCGACGCTGCGCGGCATCAATTTCAATCCGAATGAAGAGCCGGAAGACATGATCTCCCTGCAGCTTTGGTCAGACGGTACGCGGCTGATCACCTTGCGTAAAATGCCGATGCAGACGCCGCGCGATGTGCGGGACATGCTCGACGTGGGCAATGGCCCAACCGATGCCGGCGGCACGATCACGCAGATCGTCGAACAGCTTGTTGTCAGAATGGGTCAGACGATTGTCGATATGAACCTGCAAATCGACGAACTCGAAGCGCTCGACGTGGAGGAGGATCATGACGAAATTCTTCCCAAGATCACCTCGATCCGCCGCAATTGTCTTGCGCTGAAACGTCATATGTCGCCGCAGCACGAGGCATTGGAGCGGATTTCGCGCGATGCCCCCGGCTGGTTTGAAGACCATGATCGCCGCGAGATTGCAGAATCGATTGAACGCCTTCGGCGGTATCTCGATGATATCGATATCAGCAAGGAAAGCGCCGTTGTGTTGCAAGACGAGCTTAGGGCGCGGAGCCTCGCGTCGAATGAACACGCGACCTACATGCTGACAATCGTGGCGGGCATATTTCTGCCGCTGGGGTTCTTAACAGGTTTGATGGGCATCAATGTCGGCGGAATGCCAGGGACCGAGGACGGTGATGCGTTCTGGATTGTGGCCGGCATCTGCTTTGCAATTATTGCCGTTCAGCTGTTTCTGTTCTGGCGCTGGAAATGGCTGTGA
- the bufB gene encoding MNIO family bufferin maturase: MEHHTSITAFGGFGLGLRRTHHEDFLTATVPVDFVEVISENYMIEGGKQLRILDAVRERYPVILHGVSMSIGSAGGLDADHLAKLKRLERRINPLWVSDHLCWTRTSAHNSHDLLPMPLTREALAAVCANIDQAQNELGRAMLFENPSSYLTFPEDEMSEWEFLGEMTRRTGCYLLLDVNNIYVSARNHGFSQDDYLSGLPLERVRQIHLAGHDPATRDRPVIIDTHDRPVVDGVWDLYSKAMAMLPQPVATMIERDEDIPPIAELLTELDRARGIAGKALLRA, from the coding sequence ATGGAGCATCATACCTCTATCACCGCGTTTGGCGGCTTTGGCCTTGGCCTTCGGCGTACGCACCATGAGGACTTCCTCACAGCGACTGTCCCTGTCGATTTCGTTGAGGTGATCAGCGAAAATTACATGATCGAAGGCGGCAAACAGCTGCGGATCCTTGACGCTGTGCGCGAGCGGTATCCGGTTATCCTGCACGGTGTTTCGATGTCGATTGGTTCGGCTGGCGGATTGGATGCAGACCACCTTGCAAAGCTGAAACGGCTTGAGCGTCGGATCAACCCGCTGTGGGTTTCTGATCATCTGTGCTGGACACGGACCAGCGCGCATAACAGCCATGATCTGTTGCCAATGCCATTAACCCGGGAAGCGTTGGCGGCCGTCTGTGCAAATATTGATCAGGCCCAAAATGAACTGGGCCGCGCCATGCTGTTCGAAAACCCATCCAGTTACCTGACATTTCCCGAAGACGAGATGAGCGAGTGGGAATTCCTTGGTGAAATGACCCGCAGGACGGGATGCTACCTGCTGCTGGATGTGAACAATATCTATGTCAGCGCGCGCAATCACGGTTTCTCGCAGGATGACTATCTGTCTGGCTTGCCGCTGGAGCGGGTGCGCCAGATCCATCTGGCTGGCCACGATCCGGCGACAAGGGATCGCCCTGTGATCATCGACACGCATGATCGCCCCGTCGTGGACGGCGTGTGGGATCTGTATTCAAAGGCCATGGCGATGTTGCCGCAACCGGTCGCAACAATGATCGAGCGCGATGAAGACATCCCCCCGATTGCCGAATTGTTGACCGAGCTTGACCGTGCGCGCGGCATCGCAGGCAAAGCATTGCTCAGGGCATGA
- a CDS encoding HvfC/BufC N-terminal domain-containing protein gives MSRQQNLAERQAAFMRAILDENAPLPEGWSNSQAAGMAVYRGNYRSALVGALENTFERTARYVGEGPFKQACAHHAIAHPPSGWTIDEAGAGFDMTCAQLFTNNPEVAELAWLEWVMLRVSSGPDQTPLDAQSFGQQTSAFDDDDWMQLRLQFQPLSRAREVSANLTGLWNALEDGFDDARPAPMLDQPKGCIVSREAELPTFQMTTPEAARAFSAMQNGAAYGDAIVMIAGEDAGLATIQKAAMQVGAMVGEWLNEGIITGLNP, from the coding sequence ATGAGCAGGCAACAGAATTTAGCCGAACGTCAGGCGGCTTTCATGCGCGCGATTTTGGACGAGAACGCGCCCCTGCCCGAAGGGTGGAGCAATTCGCAAGCCGCCGGGATGGCAGTCTATCGCGGCAATTACCGCTCCGCTCTTGTCGGTGCGCTGGAAAACACGTTTGAACGCACCGCCCGTTATGTTGGCGAAGGGCCATTCAAACAGGCCTGTGCGCATCACGCGATTGCCCATCCTCCGTCGGGCTGGACTATCGATGAAGCCGGTGCGGGCTTTGATATGACCTGTGCGCAATTGTTCACGAATAACCCTGAAGTGGCCGAGCTCGCATGGCTTGAATGGGTGATGCTCCGCGTATCGAGCGGACCCGATCAGACACCGCTGGATGCGCAATCTTTTGGTCAGCAAACATCAGCCTTCGATGATGATGACTGGATGCAGCTTCGCTTGCAGTTTCAACCCCTGTCACGGGCCCGCGAAGTCTCGGCCAACCTGACCGGACTCTGGAACGCGCTGGAGGATGGTTTTGATGACGCACGGCCGGCACCCATGCTTGATCAACCCAAAGGCTGCATCGTTTCGCGCGAAGCGGAACTTCCGACCTTTCAAATGACTACGCCGGAGGCTGCGCGAGCATTTTCGGCCATGCAAAACGGCGCGGCCTATGGTGATGCAATTGTGATGATTGCAGGGGAGGATGCGGGCCTGGCGACCATCCAGAAAGCGGCAATGCAAGTGGGCGCTATGGTAGGGGAATGGCTGAATGAAGGTATTATCACCGGCCTGAATCCTTGA
- a CDS encoding murein L,D-transpeptidase catalytic domain-containing protein → MNRRDVLKTGIVAGAAASLPVTLAAAPRKGSERDRKLFALAKDQLDRAGDVIWKKDIVGIADFGVHSAEKRFHFVNLDREEVQSFHVSHGTGSDPEHDGWLNQYSNVEGSNATSKGAYITWEWYVGRYGTSVRLGGLDSTNDAALRRYIVMHRAKYAEPDHIDRWGRLGRSNGCFALGEEQFRIALLNLSGGRLLYADSLGWSDGSLTTLQPEDPSAIQRYAPGTF, encoded by the coding sequence ATGAACCGCCGTGATGTATTGAAAACCGGGATTGTGGCAGGCGCAGCGGCATCGCTGCCCGTCACACTGGCCGCTGCCCCGCGCAAAGGCTCCGAACGCGACCGCAAGTTGTTTGCATTGGCCAAAGACCAGCTTGACCGGGCTGGTGATGTCATATGGAAAAAAGACATTGTGGGAATCGCGGATTTCGGGGTCCATTCGGCGGAAAAACGGTTTCACTTCGTCAATCTCGACCGGGAGGAAGTGCAGAGCTTTCATGTAAGCCACGGCACAGGGTCCGATCCGGAGCATGATGGCTGGCTTAACCAGTATTCCAACGTCGAAGGCTCCAATGCGACGAGCAAAGGCGCGTATATCACATGGGAATGGTATGTCGGGCGCTACGGCACATCGGTTCGGCTTGGCGGGCTGGATTCTACCAATGATGCTGCCCTGCGCCGCTATATCGTCATGCACCGCGCCAAATATGCAGAGCCTGACCATATAGATCGCTGGGGCCGACTTGGCCGATCAAACGGATGCTTTGCGCTGGGCGAAGAGCAATTCCGGATTGCACTGCTTAATCTTTCAGGCGGGCGTTTGCTTTATGCAGACAGCCTTGGCTGGTCGGACGGATCGCTGACTACGCTTCAGCCAGAAGATCCAAGCGCGATACAAAGGTATGCGCCCGGAACCTTTTGA
- a CDS encoding BufA1 family periplasmic bufferin-type metallophore produces MNAKSIANIAGLALTAGIAAGLAATPVAAQGAKEKCYGVSKAGKNDCAAGPGTSCAGTSTKDYQGNAWKYVDKGSCVTIKTPKGNGSLKPIK; encoded by the coding sequence ATGAATGCCAAATCAATCGCAAACATCGCCGGCCTTGCCCTAACCGCAGGGATTGCAGCTGGTCTTGCCGCCACCCCCGTTGCCGCTCAAGGCGCCAAAGAGAAATGCTACGGCGTGTCCAAAGCCGGCAAGAATGATTGCGCCGCCGGTCCGGGCACAAGCTGCGCCGGCACCTCCACCAAAGATTACCAGGGCAATGCGTGGAAGTATGTCGACAAAGGCAGCTGCGTTACAATCAAGACACCAAAAGGTAACGGCTCACTGAAGCCGATCAAATAA
- a CDS encoding histone deacetylase family protein, with protein MAPQPERGTFKFDKYYLVMEALRASGAAVTEHSPDPMPREWLEAVHDPDYVDQVFRAKVPREKERRIGFPVTERIRDRVRHTNGGTWLAAHLAMKHGYAANSAAGSHHALADTGAGYCVFNDLAVASNRLIAQGDASRILIIDLDVHQGDGTASLTAGREDIFTLSFHAEKNFPVRKARSTRDVGLPDGVDDDGYMEALETHLPKVFAEFDPDLVLYQAGVDPHVNDKLGRLSLSDAGLSMRDRYVVRQARMRGLPIASALGGGYGDDQREVAGRHAQSMLAMAAENVAVSQPGN; from the coding sequence ATGGCACCGCAACCGGAACGCGGGACATTCAAGTTCGACAAATACTACCTCGTGATGGAGGCGCTGCGCGCGAGCGGCGCGGCTGTTACTGAACATTCGCCCGATCCCATGCCGCGCGAATGGCTCGAGGCGGTGCATGATCCCGATTATGTCGATCAAGTGTTCCGTGCGAAAGTCCCGCGCGAAAAAGAGCGCCGGATTGGATTCCCCGTCACAGAGCGCATTCGCGACCGTGTGCGGCATACAAATGGCGGGACGTGGCTGGCCGCGCATCTGGCCATGAAGCACGGATATGCTGCAAACAGTGCCGCCGGAAGCCACCATGCGCTTGCCGATACCGGGGCGGGTTACTGCGTGTTCAATGATCTCGCCGTCGCATCCAATCGCTTGATCGCGCAAGGTGACGCAAGCCGGATCCTGATCATCGACCTCGATGTGCATCAGGGCGATGGCACCGCCAGCCTGACTGCCGGACGCGAGGATATCTTCACGCTGTCATTTCACGCGGAAAAGAATTTTCCAGTGCGCAAGGCCCGCTCCACCCGCGATGTTGGCTTGCCCGACGGGGTTGATGATGACGGATATATGGAAGCGCTGGAAACGCATTTACCGAAAGTCTTCGCCGAATTCGATCCTGATCTGGTGCTGTATCAGGCCGGTGTCGATCCGCATGTGAATGACAAGCTCGGCAGGCTGTCCTTAAGCGATGCCGGGCTGTCGATGAGAGACCGATATGTCGTTCGGCAAGCGCGCATGCGCGGCCTGCCGATCGCTTCGGCCCTTGGCGGGGGATACGGTGATGACCAACGCGAAGTTGCCGGGCGGCACGCGCAATCCATGCTGGCGATGGCGGCAGAAAATGTCGCGGTGTCACAGCCTGGCAATTGA
- a CDS encoding thioredoxin family protein, whose protein sequence is MIRQILTLGAAIILAAAIVGGDWFFNHRAAHHDYPEAEAYIVSDDAEGDVEAALLRAADTGKRVLLVMGANWCHDSRALAGWMESEPIASMVADKYELVFVNIGMPQRGDGHNLGIARKFGVEDLPGTPNLLVITADGELVNGDTATTWRNSASRSEDEIFAELVMLADKGA, encoded by the coding sequence ATGATCCGCCAGATTTTGACGCTAGGCGCAGCGATAATCCTAGCGGCGGCGATTGTCGGAGGTGATTGGTTTTTCAATCACCGCGCCGCGCATCATGATTATCCCGAAGCCGAAGCCTACATCGTCTCTGACGATGCAGAAGGCGATGTCGAGGCGGCTTTGCTCCGTGCCGCGGACACGGGAAAACGCGTGCTGCTCGTGATGGGCGCAAACTGGTGCCACGATAGCCGGGCGCTCGCCGGTTGGATGGAAAGCGAGCCGATAGCGTCGATGGTTGCCGATAAATACGAGCTTGTATTCGTGAATATCGGAATGCCTCAACGCGGCGACGGGCATAACCTTGGAATAGCGCGCAAATTCGGCGTCGAAGATTTGCCCGGCACGCCAAACCTGCTCGTGATTACGGCAGATGGCGAGCTTGTGAACGGGGACACAGCGACCACCTGGCGCAATTCGGCGAGCCGCAGCGAAGACGAAATCTTTGCAGAGTTGGTGATGCTCGCAGATAAAGGCGCCTAG
- a CDS encoding sigma-70 family RNA polymerase sigma factor, whose translation MVADEPTFARLMVATQDGDKVAGNVLLTEVGVWLERYFRRRVPPHQIDDLVQEVLISFYTKRGTWDPSRPFLPWLAAIARYRWVDHLRKVYKHDSQELMEDDAVEDSEEEVVLARVSLDRLFGQIPEKQAEVIEMVKIGGLSVREAAEKTGQSESLVKVNIHRGLKKLASLVEEAD comes from the coding sequence GTGGTTGCCGATGAGCCAACTTTCGCCCGCCTTATGGTGGCGACACAGGACGGTGATAAAGTCGCCGGCAATGTGCTGCTCACCGAGGTAGGCGTCTGGTTGGAGCGGTATTTTCGCCGCCGTGTCCCGCCCCATCAGATCGATGATCTGGTGCAGGAGGTGCTGATATCGTTTTATACCAAACGCGGGACATGGGATCCTTCCCGTCCGTTTCTTCCGTGGCTCGCGGCCATTGCGCGCTATCGCTGGGTCGATCATCTGCGCAAAGTGTACAAGCATGACAGCCAGGAACTGATGGAAGACGATGCGGTAGAAGACAGCGAAGAAGAAGTCGTCCTAGCCCGCGTGAGCCTTGATCGATTGTTCGGGCAAATCCCCGAAAAACAAGCCGAAGTGATCGAAATGGTCAAAATAGGCGGATTGTCCGTCCGCGAAGCCGCCGAGAAAACTGGCCAGAGCGAAAGCCTGGTCAAAGTCAATATCCATAGAGGCCTGAAAAAACTGGCATCTTTGGTTGAGGAAGCTGATTGA